From a region of the Marmota flaviventris isolate mMarFla1 chromosome 13, mMarFla1.hap1, whole genome shotgun sequence genome:
- the Msmp gene encoding prostate-associated microseminoprotein, with product MALRMLWAGQTKGILGGWGIICLVMSLFLQYPGVHSKCYFQAQAPCHYEGKYFTLGESWLRKDCFHCTCLHPVGVGCCDTSQHPIDFPAECEVRQEAGTCQFSLVQKSDPRLPCKGGGPDPEWGSANTPVPGVPAPHSG from the exons ATGGCTCTGAGGATGCTCTGGGCTGGACAGACCAAAGGGATCCTAGGAGGCTGGGGGATCATCTGTTTGGTGATGTCTCTTTTCTTGCAGTACCCAGGAGTCCACAGCAAGTGTTACTTCCAAGCTCAAG ccccctgTCACTATGAGGGGAAATATTTCACCTTGGGTGAGTCTTGGCTCCGCAAGGATTGTTTCCATTGCACCTGTCTGCATCCTGTTGGTGTGGGCTGCTGTGACAC GTCTCAGCACCCCATCGACTTCCCTGCTGAGTGTGAGGTACGTCAAGAGGCAGGAACCTGCCAGTTCTCCCTGGTGCAAAAATCAGACCCTCGGCTGCCCTGCAAAGGGGGAGGACCCGACCCAGAGTGGGGCTCAGC